The Myxococcus guangdongensis genome contains a region encoding:
- a CDS encoding alkene reductase: MALFSSYRLGRITLSNRVVMAPMSRSRAIGGTPNALMRDYYRQRAEAGLIITEGTSPSPNGLGFAREAGIYSREQVDGWRQVTDAVHEADGHIFVQVMHCGRVGHVLNLPPGARLVAPGVVPAKGDIFTDAQGPRPISTPEQMTAEDVAQVRREFVQAARNAIAAGFDGIELHGANGFLLEQFFNPHLNQRTDAHGGSLENRARLMVEVAHDCAEAIGADRVGVRLSPYNTHVDMPLYDDIHALYTYVASKLRGLVYVHVVGNAHEALPTTVAGLRAAFGGTFIANRGFTAQSAQAALAAGQAELVAFGSPFIANPDFVTRAREGLPLTEPRMELLHGSGAEGYTDYPRGTPSVM, encoded by the coding sequence ATGGCACTGTTCTCTTCCTACAGGTTGGGGCGCATCACGCTGTCGAACCGCGTCGTCATGGCGCCCATGTCGCGCAGTCGCGCCATCGGCGGGACGCCCAACGCGCTGATGCGCGACTACTACCGACAGCGGGCCGAGGCGGGGTTGATCATCACCGAGGGGACCAGCCCCTCACCGAATGGCCTCGGCTTCGCTCGTGAGGCCGGCATCTACAGCCGTGAGCAGGTGGACGGCTGGCGCCAGGTGACGGACGCGGTGCACGAAGCGGACGGCCACATCTTCGTGCAGGTGATGCACTGCGGCCGCGTCGGCCATGTGCTCAACCTGCCGCCAGGCGCACGGCTGGTGGCGCCGGGGGTGGTGCCCGCGAAAGGAGACATCTTCACCGACGCCCAGGGACCACGGCCCATCTCGACGCCCGAGCAGATGACGGCGGAGGACGTGGCCCAGGTCCGGCGCGAGTTCGTCCAGGCCGCGAGGAACGCCATCGCCGCCGGCTTCGACGGCATCGAGCTGCACGGGGCCAACGGCTTCCTGTTGGAGCAGTTCTTCAACCCGCACCTCAACCAGCGCACGGATGCGCATGGCGGCAGCCTGGAGAACCGCGCGCGGCTCATGGTCGAGGTGGCGCACGACTGCGCCGAGGCGATTGGCGCGGACCGGGTGGGCGTGCGGCTGTCGCCCTACAACACCCACGTCGACATGCCGCTCTACGACGACATCCACGCGCTCTACACCTACGTCGCCAGCAAGCTGCGCGGCCTGGTCTATGTCCACGTGGTGGGCAACGCTCACGAGGCGCTGCCGACGACGGTGGCGGGGCTCCGCGCCGCCTTCGGAGGGACGTTCATCGCCAACAGGGGCTTCACGGCCCAGAGCGCCCAGGCGGCCCTCGCCGCCGGGCAGGCGGAGCTGGTGGCCTTCGGCTCGCCGTTCATCGCGAACCCCGACTTCGTCACGCGCGCACGAGAGGGGCTCCCCCTGACGGAGCCTCGCATGGAGCTGCTCCATGGCAGTGGCGCGGAGGGGTATACGGACTACCCGCGCGGCACGCCCTCTGTGATGTGA
- a CDS encoding (R)-mandelonitrile lyase — translation MRTPFILTLLLSSAGCRPAQEAPAAPAARADGKMTIQRSGSQLTRVGPAANFTGTVTVVPLFQAMEHRQASAASVSFAPNARSAWHTHPAGQTLVVTSGTGWVQQWGGEKQEIRVGDVIWTPPGVKHWHGATSTTAMTHTAQQESVDGKVVEWLEHVTDEQYGVAPVAPSPASAASPAVSVRIAELDIDPARLAAYLAIVRPEMTESVRTEPGVIALQAVAEKDNPAKLTFVELYADEAAYELHRSTPHFQHYLKATSDMIVSRRLREAVPVQLSIRPTASE, via the coding sequence ATGCGGACCCCATTCATCCTCACCCTCCTCCTTTCCTCCGCGGGATGCAGGCCCGCGCAGGAGGCGCCTGCCGCGCCGGCCGCTCGCGCGGATGGGAAGATGACGATTCAGCGCAGCGGCTCACAACTCACGAGGGTGGGCCCCGCCGCCAACTTCACCGGCACCGTGACCGTCGTACCGCTCTTCCAGGCCATGGAACACCGACAGGCCTCGGCGGCGTCCGTGTCGTTCGCGCCGAACGCCCGCAGCGCGTGGCACACCCATCCCGCCGGGCAGACGCTGGTGGTGACGTCGGGGACGGGTTGGGTTCAACAGTGGGGCGGTGAGAAGCAGGAGATTCGAGTCGGTGACGTCATCTGGACGCCGCCGGGCGTGAAGCACTGGCACGGCGCCACGAGCACCACGGCGATGACGCACACCGCGCAGCAGGAGAGCGTGGACGGCAAGGTGGTCGAATGGCTGGAGCACGTCACCGACGAGCAATACGGTGTCGCGCCAGTGGCCCCCTCCCCCGCGTCGGCGGCCAGCCCCGCGGTGAGCGTCCGCATCGCGGAGCTCGACATCGACCCCGCCCGCCTCGCCGCGTACCTCGCCATCGTACGACCCGAGATGACGGAGTCCGTCAGGACGGAGCCCGGGGTCATCGCGCTCCAGGCCGTGGCCGAGAAGGACAACCCGGCGAAGCTCACGTTCGTCGAACTCTACGCGGACGAAGCCGCGTACGAGCTTCACCGCTCGACGCCGCACTTCCAGCACTACCTCAAGGCGACGAGCGACATGATTGTCTCGCGTCGGCTGCGAGAGGCGGTGCCCGTCCAGCTCAGCATCAGGCCCACCGCATCCGAATGA
- a CDS encoding EamA family transporter translates to MAWWVYALASAVFAALTAILGKVGVEGVPSTLATALRTGVVLVFAWSIALSRGEGAALPSLSRRTLLFLALSGIATGLSWLAYFRALQLAPASRVAPIDKLSLALTLVLAWGLLGEAMSWKLVLGVVLMVCGALLTLA, encoded by the coding sequence ATGGCGTGGTGGGTCTACGCATTGGCATCGGCGGTCTTCGCCGCCTTGACGGCCATTCTCGGCAAGGTGGGCGTGGAGGGGGTGCCCTCGACGCTCGCCACCGCGCTGCGCACCGGGGTGGTGCTCGTCTTCGCCTGGAGCATCGCCTTGAGTCGGGGGGAGGGCGCCGCGTTGCCCTCCCTCAGCCGGCGCACGCTGCTCTTCCTCGCGCTCTCGGGCATCGCCACCGGCCTGTCGTGGCTCGCCTACTTCCGCGCGCTCCAGCTCGCGCCTGCCTCCCGGGTGGCGCCCATCGACAAGCTCAGTCTGGCGCTCACGCTCGTCCTGGCCTGGGGGCTCTTGGGGGAGGCGATGTCGTGGAAGCTGGTCCTGGGCGTGGTGCTCATGGTCTGTGGCGCGCTGCTGACGCTCGCCTGA
- a CDS encoding LysR family transcriptional regulator, whose product MHITWDEIQTLEALVRTGSIEAAGRELSLRHSSVSRRVAALEARLGTALFARGARLVPGTLALRIAERAATMRTAAQDIEGFLGSERRGRERTVVVTTSDVLAPLLFRALAKARPAQAVEVLVSDDELELLPGQVDLALRPGQNPSGALRGRRLGRLKVGIYRAKGGAPDWLQPSAELRAKSSMRWWREVPGDAPGAVTCNSLLAMRDACCVGLGRAALPSFLAHGDARLQLERELDGGPPLWLLAPMARGVPKALRETQSAIFTALRSTQDAFAE is encoded by the coding sequence ATGCACATCACCTGGGACGAGATTCAGACCCTCGAGGCGCTCGTCCGCACCGGCAGCATCGAGGCCGCGGGACGCGAGCTGTCACTCCGACACTCCTCGGTGTCCCGACGGGTCGCCGCGCTGGAGGCACGCCTGGGAACGGCGTTGTTCGCGCGGGGCGCGCGGCTGGTGCCTGGCACCTTGGCCCTGCGAATCGCCGAGCGGGCCGCGACCATGCGCACCGCGGCCCAGGACATCGAGGGCTTCCTGGGGTCCGAGCGGAGGGGCCGGGAACGCACCGTGGTCGTCACGACCAGCGACGTGCTGGCACCGCTCCTCTTCCGCGCGCTCGCGAAGGCCCGACCCGCGCAGGCGGTGGAGGTGCTCGTGAGCGACGACGAGCTGGAGCTCCTGCCCGGTCAGGTCGACCTGGCGCTGCGCCCCGGCCAGAACCCGAGCGGCGCGCTGCGCGGTCGGCGGCTCGGCCGGTTGAAGGTCGGCATCTATCGCGCGAAGGGCGGAGCACCGGACTGGCTCCAGCCGAGCGCCGAGCTGCGCGCCAAGTCCTCGATGCGGTGGTGGCGCGAGGTGCCCGGGGACGCGCCGGGCGCGGTGACGTGCAACTCACTCCTGGCCATGCGCGACGCGTGCTGCGTGGGTCTCGGGAGGGCCGCGCTCCCGTCCTTCCTCGCGCATGGAGACGCTCGGCTCCAGTTGGAACGGGAGCTCGACGGCGGGCCACCGCTGTGGCTCCTCGCGCCCATGGCGCGGGGTGTTCCCAAAGCGCTTCGCGAGACCCAGAGCGCCATCTTCACCGCGCTGCGCTCGACGCAGGACGCCTTCGCCGAGTAG
- a CDS encoding LysR family transcriptional regulator translates to MRTVDPNGIIAFLEVVERGSFRGAARALALPKSTVSQRVAVLEEQLGVQLLLRTTRTVMLTDIGASYQREVAPAVAALRDAEALVNELQAHPSGRLRMSAPFELGQRLMGGVLAAFAERYPQVKLELELTDREVNMVEEGHDLCIRVGPLRDSQLIARKLSVPAHVGVFGSAAYLKKAGRPKHPRELSAHRCLSMGTTTSPTTWVFTGARPVSIRPAIAVNSFQVLCALAAAGMGLARLPRAQANTRALVEVLEPFAPAPHQAFAVYPAARHPSAALRAMLTVLGETFGSCEAAVRGGEV, encoded by the coding sequence ATGCGGACAGTCGACCCGAATGGCATCATCGCGTTCCTGGAGGTGGTCGAGCGCGGCAGCTTCCGTGGCGCCGCGCGGGCCCTGGCCCTCCCCAAGTCGACGGTCAGCCAGCGCGTGGCGGTGCTCGAGGAGCAGCTCGGCGTCCAGTTGCTCCTGCGCACCACGCGCACCGTCATGCTCACCGACATCGGGGCCAGCTACCAACGCGAGGTCGCGCCGGCCGTGGCCGCGCTGCGGGACGCCGAGGCGTTGGTGAACGAGCTGCAGGCGCACCCGAGCGGGCGGCTCCGCATGAGCGCGCCGTTCGAGCTGGGCCAACGGTTGATGGGCGGGGTGCTCGCGGCCTTCGCGGAGCGGTATCCGCAGGTGAAGCTCGAGCTCGAGTTGACCGACAGGGAGGTGAACATGGTCGAGGAGGGACATGACCTGTGCATCCGCGTCGGTCCACTCCGGGACTCGCAGCTCATCGCCCGCAAGCTCAGCGTGCCCGCGCACGTGGGCGTCTTCGGGAGCGCCGCCTATCTCAAGAAGGCGGGCCGCCCCAAGCACCCGCGCGAGCTGTCAGCGCACCGGTGCTTGAGCATGGGCACCACCACCTCGCCGACGACCTGGGTCTTCACGGGAGCCCGGCCCGTGAGCATCCGGCCGGCCATCGCGGTGAACAGCTTCCAGGTGCTGTGCGCGCTGGCGGCCGCGGGGATGGGACTGGCGCGCCTGCCCCGCGCCCAGGCGAATACACGCGCGCTGGTGGAGGTCCTCGAACCCTTCGCGCCTGCGCCCCATCAGGCCTTCGCCGTCTACCCGGCCGCGCGGCACCCGAGCGCGGCGCTGCGCGCGATGCTCACGGTGCTGGGGGAGACATTCGGCTCCTGCGAGGCCGCGGTTCGCGGTGGAGAGGTGTAA
- a CDS encoding efflux RND transporter periplasmic adaptor subunit: protein MNSPHRRVFLSSVFTLVLACSADKPPAPPPAAKVSGHVSEESLTTVTLHPEAEKRLDLRVEPVSKRSAARRHFLGGEVVVPSGNALLVTAPVAGVVAAAGSETALRPGASVKRGEVLLRLVPLAMVDRDLRAQAQRAVESAKAREEAASARLARTERLLKDGAGTERSVEEARADHAVALAELQAAQSRLEMVGRSPLEADVSMLVRAPRDGVLRQVAVAPGQSIAAGAPLFEVVGISANWVRVPLFVDEALRLKADAQVRVHALLSGRDEGVEALPVSGPPTADPLAATVDVFYELPASARFAPGQRVGVSLMLGEQVEVLAVPASSVVYDALGGAWLYVRQQEHVYVRSRVDVLRLEGTQLLLARGPSVGTPVVVTGAAELFGTEFGAGH, encoded by the coding sequence ATGAATAGCCCCCATCGCCGCGTGTTTCTCTCCAGCGTCTTCACCCTGGTCCTGGCCTGCTCGGCGGACAAGCCCCCCGCGCCCCCTCCAGCGGCCAAGGTGAGCGGTCATGTGTCGGAGGAGTCGCTGACGACGGTGACGCTCCACCCGGAGGCGGAGAAGCGCCTGGACCTGCGCGTCGAACCCGTGAGCAAGCGGAGCGCCGCGCGCAGACACTTCCTGGGCGGTGAGGTGGTGGTGCCCTCGGGCAACGCCCTGCTCGTCACGGCCCCCGTGGCGGGCGTCGTCGCGGCCGCGGGGAGTGAGACGGCCCTGCGTCCCGGCGCGAGCGTGAAGCGCGGGGAGGTGCTGCTGCGGCTCGTCCCGCTCGCCATGGTGGACCGGGACCTGCGCGCCCAGGCCCAGCGCGCCGTGGAGTCCGCGAAGGCGCGCGAGGAGGCGGCGTCGGCCCGGCTCGCCCGCACCGAGCGGCTCTTGAAGGATGGCGCGGGGACGGAGCGCTCCGTCGAGGAGGCGCGCGCGGACCACGCCGTCGCGCTCGCCGAGCTCCAGGCCGCGCAGTCCCGGCTGGAGATGGTGGGCCGCTCACCCCTGGAGGCGGACGTCAGCATGCTGGTGCGCGCGCCGCGGGACGGGGTGCTGCGCCAGGTGGCGGTGGCGCCCGGTCAATCCATCGCCGCGGGTGCGCCGCTGTTCGAGGTGGTGGGCATCAGCGCCAACTGGGTGAGGGTGCCGCTCTTCGTCGACGAGGCGCTGCGCTTGAAGGCGGACGCGCAGGTCCGCGTGCACGCGCTCCTGTCGGGACGGGACGAGGGCGTGGAGGCCCTGCCGGTGTCGGGGCCTCCCACCGCGGACCCGCTGGCGGCCACGGTGGATGTCTTCTACGAGCTGCCCGCGAGCGCGCGCTTCGCGCCGGGACAGCGGGTGGGGGTGTCCCTGATGTTGGGCGAGCAGGTGGAGGTCCTGGCCGTGCCCGCCTCCTCCGTCGTCTACGACGCGCTGGGCGGCGCGTGGCTCTACGTCCGCCAGCAGGAGCACGTCTACGTCCGCAGCCGGGTGGACGTGCTTCGCCTGGAGGGCACGCAGCTGCTGCTCGCGCGAGGTCCCTCGGTGGGGACCCCCGTCGTGGTGACGGGCGCCGCGGAGCTGTTCGGAACGGAATTCGGCGCGGGCCACTGA
- a CDS encoding pirin family protein produces the protein MPHLEHRPLASLPRTTLSWLSLRDHFVATVGPHAGRGRPLGPLLVLADATFAPKSRFPLHPHEEMEILSIVVDGTLSHHGDQAHGATMGPRTAQLISARNGMVHAEGNDTDRPTRMLQLWFRPNSHGGPPVYSSRDFSGAGRQLIAGDEGMSLRADVKVWWLPLAAGQLERLSIGRARRGYLLATTGPVRVEAVGGGSGVDLALGEGAELGEGEVQLSAAAASAAIWIDVA, from the coding sequence ATGCCGCACCTCGAACACCGTCCGCTGGCCTCCCTGCCTCGAACCACCCTGTCGTGGCTCTCGCTCCGTGACCACTTCGTGGCGACGGTGGGGCCTCACGCCGGACGGGGGCGGCCGCTGGGGCCGCTGCTCGTCCTCGCGGACGCGACGTTCGCGCCGAAGTCGCGCTTCCCGCTCCATCCGCACGAGGAGATGGAGATCCTCAGCATCGTCGTGGACGGGACGCTGTCCCACCACGGAGACCAGGCGCACGGCGCCACGATGGGGCCCAGGACGGCGCAGTTGATCTCCGCGAGGAACGGGATGGTGCACGCGGAGGGGAACGACACGGACCGCCCCACGCGGATGCTCCAGCTGTGGTTCCGGCCGAACAGCCACGGGGGGCCGCCGGTCTACTCGTCGCGAGACTTCTCGGGGGCAGGGCGCCAGCTCATCGCGGGGGACGAGGGCATGTCGCTGCGCGCGGATGTGAAGGTCTGGTGGCTCCCGCTCGCCGCGGGCCAGTTAGAGCGACTCTCCATCGGCCGCGCCCGTCGTGGCTATCTGCTCGCGACGACGGGGCCGGTCCGGGTGGAGGCGGTGGGAGGTGGCTCGGGGGTGGACCTGGCGCTCGGTGAGGGCGCGGAGCTGGGGGAGGGGGAGGTCCAGTTGAGCGCAGCGGCCGCGAGCGCCGCGATCTGGATCGACGTGGCCTGA
- a CDS encoding efflux RND transporter permease subunit: MRKFIAACLHFRLVPIAASVLLLILGYTSLRQMPVDVFPEFAPPLVEIQTEVPGLSSLEVERLVTTPLENALAGVPALQTLRSKSVLGLSSVVLIFERGSDLFRARQLVQERLARIAPTLPVAARPPVMLSPVSATSRVLKVGLRSDTLDRMELSDMARWTIRPRLMGIPGVANVAIWGQRDRQYQVKVDPERLRAANVRLEDVLRVARDASVPSSGGFVDTPNQRLSVSLLSAASLEALKEVPVAFRNGAAIRLADVATVEEGHPPPIGEGIVDDTAGILLIVEKQPWGNTLEVTEQVESVIEQLRPALQGVTIVPGIFRPATFIETALGNLQHAVVLGCVMVIVVLFAFLQDWRTAAISIVAIPLSLVGAIVALRVVGATIDTMVLAGLVLALGEVVDDAIIDVENVQRRLEENRLLGAPRSAFQVVLEASLEVRSAVVYATVIVILVFLPVFFLEGVSGAFFRPLAVAYVLAVGASMVVALTLTPVLCLLFLSRREKHPPKLGGWLRGRVGPWVAWVMDRPRMALRGVIAVLVGGVALAALLGEGFLPHFQESDFLMHWVAKPGTSGDAVLRTALRASEELRAIPGVKHFGAHIGRAEVADEVVGPNFAELWISLDSVDDYAATVRHINEVVEGYPGLYRDVQTYLQERIKEVLSGASGSIVVRSRGPDLEVLRSKAGELEAKLKAIPGVVNLKVEPQVLVPQLQVRLDAEAGRRLGLTPGDVQRAAATLLQGTKVGEVYLEERTIDVVVWGDDSLRQDVSAVKELRLMSAAGAPVRLGDVARVEMVSVPNIVQHEGASRRLDVTCDASGRALGAVVNDIQAVLAEVEWPAGHYAEILGEYAERQAARTRLFGLSLLAVLGIAMVLYLDFQSPRLVVFTLGTLPFALVGGLVGVLMTGGVVSLGSLVGFVTVLGVAARNGILLVSHYRHLEQEEGVPFGRELVLRGTLERLQPMAMTTLTTALALVPLVIGGLKPGQEIEHPMAVVILGGLFSSAILNVLLVPSLYLRFGGGQARGPQQPLHPEEPGVSSSK; the protein is encoded by the coding sequence ATGCGAAAGTTCATCGCCGCCTGCCTTCATTTCCGCCTGGTTCCCATCGCCGCCTCGGTGCTGCTGCTCATCCTGGGCTACACGAGCCTCCGGCAGATGCCGGTGGACGTCTTCCCGGAGTTCGCGCCGCCGCTGGTGGAAATCCAGACGGAGGTCCCCGGACTCTCCAGCCTCGAGGTGGAGCGGCTGGTCACCACGCCCCTGGAGAACGCGCTCGCGGGGGTGCCCGCGCTCCAGACGCTGCGCTCCAAATCCGTGCTCGGCCTCTCCTCGGTGGTGCTCATCTTCGAGCGGGGCTCGGACCTGTTCCGGGCCCGGCAGCTGGTCCAGGAGCGACTGGCGCGCATCGCGCCCACGCTGCCCGTCGCGGCCCGGCCTCCCGTCATGCTCTCACCGGTGTCCGCGACCAGCCGCGTGCTCAAGGTGGGGTTGCGCTCCGACACGCTCGACCGGATGGAGCTGTCGGACATGGCGCGCTGGACCATTCGCCCCCGGCTGATGGGCATCCCCGGCGTGGCGAACGTGGCCATCTGGGGACAGAGGGACCGTCAGTACCAGGTGAAGGTGGACCCCGAGCGGCTGCGCGCCGCGAACGTGCGGCTGGAGGATGTGCTGCGCGTGGCGCGTGACGCGAGCGTGCCGTCGTCCGGCGGCTTCGTGGACACGCCGAACCAGCGGCTGTCGGTGAGCCTGCTCAGCGCCGCGTCGCTGGAGGCGCTGAAGGAGGTCCCGGTGGCCTTCCGCAACGGCGCGGCCATCCGGCTGGCGGACGTGGCCACCGTGGAGGAGGGACATCCGCCGCCCATCGGCGAGGGCATCGTCGACGACACGGCGGGCATCCTGCTCATCGTGGAGAAGCAGCCCTGGGGCAACACGCTGGAGGTCACCGAGCAGGTGGAGTCGGTGATCGAGCAGCTCCGCCCCGCGCTCCAAGGCGTCACCATCGTCCCGGGCATCTTCCGCCCGGCCACGTTCATCGAGACCGCGCTCGGCAACCTCCAGCACGCGGTGGTGCTGGGCTGTGTGATGGTCATCGTCGTGCTGTTCGCCTTCCTCCAGGACTGGCGCACGGCGGCCATCAGCATCGTCGCCATCCCGCTGTCGCTGGTGGGGGCCATCGTCGCGCTGCGCGTGGTGGGCGCCACCATCGACACCATGGTGCTCGCGGGCCTGGTGCTCGCGTTGGGTGAGGTGGTGGATGACGCCATCATCGACGTGGAGAACGTGCAGCGCCGGCTGGAGGAGAACCGGTTGCTGGGCGCTCCACGCTCCGCGTTCCAGGTGGTGTTGGAGGCGTCGCTGGAGGTGCGCAGCGCCGTCGTCTACGCCACGGTGATTGTCATCCTCGTCTTCCTCCCGGTGTTCTTCCTGGAGGGCGTGAGCGGCGCCTTCTTCCGGCCGCTCGCGGTGGCCTACGTGCTGGCGGTGGGGGCGTCCATGGTGGTCGCGCTCACGTTGACGCCGGTGCTGTGCCTGCTCTTCCTGTCGCGCCGGGAGAAGCATCCCCCCAAGCTGGGCGGCTGGTTGCGCGGCCGTGTCGGGCCCTGGGTGGCGTGGGTGATGGACCGGCCCCGGATGGCGCTTCGTGGGGTCATCGCGGTGCTCGTGGGCGGTGTCGCGCTCGCGGCGCTGTTGGGCGAGGGCTTCCTGCCCCACTTCCAGGAGTCGGACTTCCTCATGCACTGGGTGGCCAAGCCCGGGACGTCCGGCGACGCGGTGCTGCGCACGGCCTTGCGCGCCAGTGAAGAGCTGCGGGCCATCCCCGGCGTGAAGCACTTCGGTGCGCACATCGGCCGCGCGGAGGTGGCGGACGAGGTGGTGGGGCCCAACTTCGCGGAGCTGTGGATCAGCCTGGATTCGGTGGACGACTACGCCGCGACGGTGCGCCACATCAACGAGGTGGTGGAGGGCTACCCCGGCCTCTATCGCGACGTGCAGACGTACCTGCAGGAGCGCATCAAGGAGGTGCTGAGCGGCGCGAGCGGCTCCATCGTGGTGCGCTCGCGGGGGCCGGACCTGGAGGTGCTCCGCTCGAAGGCGGGGGAGCTGGAGGCGAAGCTCAAGGCGATTCCCGGCGTGGTGAACCTGAAGGTGGAGCCGCAGGTGCTCGTCCCTCAGCTCCAGGTGCGGTTGGACGCGGAGGCGGGACGACGACTGGGCCTGACGCCGGGTGACGTACAGCGCGCCGCGGCCACGCTGCTGCAAGGCACCAAGGTGGGCGAGGTCTATCTGGAGGAGCGCACCATCGACGTCGTCGTCTGGGGTGACGACTCCCTGCGCCAGGACGTGTCCGCGGTGAAGGAGCTGCGCTTGATGTCCGCGGCGGGAGCGCCCGTGCGGCTGGGGGATGTGGCGCGCGTGGAGATGGTCTCCGTGCCGAACATCGTCCAGCACGAGGGCGCCTCCCGGCGACTCGACGTCACGTGTGATGCCAGTGGCCGTGCGTTGGGCGCGGTGGTCAACGACATCCAGGCGGTGCTGGCGGAGGTCGAGTGGCCGGCGGGACACTACGCGGAAATCCTGGGCGAGTACGCCGAGCGGCAGGCGGCGCGCACGCGGCTGTTCGGCTTGTCCCTGCTCGCGGTGCTGGGCATCGCCATGGTGCTGTACCTGGACTTCCAGTCGCCGCGGCTGGTGGTCTTCACCCTGGGGACGCTGCCGTTCGCGCTGGTGGGTGGGTTGGTGGGCGTGTTGATGACCGGCGGTGTGGTGTCATTGGGCTCGCTCGTGGGCTTCGTCACCGTGCTGGGCGTGGCCGCGCGCAATGGCATCCTGCTGGTGAGCCACTACCGTCATCTGGAGCAGGAGGAGGGCGTTCCGTTCGGACGGGAGCTGGTGCTGCGAGGCACGCTGGAGCGGCTCCAGCCGATGGCGATGACCACGTTGACGACGGCGCTGGCGTTGGTGCCGCTCGTCATCGGGGGGCTCAAGCCGGGGCAGGAGATTGAACACCCCATGGCCGTCGTCATCCTGGGAGGGCTCTTCTCCTCCGCCATCCTCAACGTGCTGCTCGTCCCGTCGCTGTATCTGCGCTTCGGGGGCGGACAGGCACGTGGGCCCCAGCAGCCCCTGCATCCGGAGGAGCCTGGAGTGTCCTCTTCGAAGTAG
- a CDS encoding suppressor of fused domain protein: MDSPELFQQDLRRTVVLGAYLRHWGMPRDRQRFSRQTDVIEVYFFPATAESPVARFATVGASSFAREGGARSEFLLVLPADLGGATFEEVAGFLMDFVVHSRRDDVKVEPGRAIPPSERVPKAWPTRALLVDEAVGEDEEFGGLHLGPQHIELCWLVPLHEAEYAFIQKEGFDAFSELLDASDLSPADVRRPSLV; encoded by the coding sequence ATGGACTCACCCGAGCTGTTCCAACAAGACCTCCGGCGGACCGTCGTGCTGGGGGCCTACCTGCGCCACTGGGGCATGCCCCGCGACAGGCAGCGCTTCTCCCGGCAGACCGACGTCATCGAGGTCTATTTCTTCCCGGCCACCGCGGAGTCACCCGTCGCGCGCTTCGCCACCGTCGGGGCGTCCTCCTTCGCTCGGGAGGGAGGGGCGCGCTCGGAGTTCCTGCTCGTGCTCCCCGCGGACCTGGGAGGGGCCACGTTCGAGGAGGTCGCCGGCTTCCTCATGGACTTCGTCGTCCACTCGCGCCGCGACGACGTGAAGGTGGAGCCGGGCCGCGCCATCCCCCCCTCGGAGCGGGTGCCGAAAGCGTGGCCGACCCGCGCGCTCCTCGTGGACGAAGCCGTCGGGGAGGACGAGGAGTTCGGCGGCCTCCATCTGGGCCCTCAGCACATCGAGCTGTGCTGGCTCGTGCCGCTGCATGAGGCGGAGTACGCGTTCATCCAGAAGGAGGGGTTCGACGCCTTCAGCGAGCTCCTGGATGCCAGCGACTTGAGCCCCGCGGATGTCCGCCGCCCTTCGCTCGTCTGA